The genome window CTTCCCTAGAACCATTAGGCAGGCAGAAGCCTTAGAGGACTACTTAAGAAAAGCCGAGGCCAAGATAGACGCCGCCATTAACCTAGAAGTAGGAGAGGAAGAGGTTGTTAAAAGGATCTCGCTACGAAGAACTTGTAGAAGCTGTGGAGCTGTGTACCACTTAGCCTTTAACCCTCCTAAGCGAGACGAGCTATGCGATAAGTGCGGAGCGTCACTCTACCAGCGGGAGGACGACAAGGAGGAGACCGTGAGACGTAGGTTAAAAGTCTACCGTCAGCAGACGGAGCCCCTACTTGAGTTCTATAGGCAGCGAGGCCTACTTGTAAGCATTAACGGGGAGAAGGACATAGAGCACGTCTTAAACGAGATTCTCAGGTACATAGAGAGGCGGGGCTGAGTTTAACCCCCCTACGGGCCTTGAGGCTAATAGGAGGGTTATCGAGGGCTCTTGGTAATAGACCCCCTTGAACAAACTAGCTTAGGCCTAGCTGGTTACGATGCTAGGCTGAGGAAGTAGTAAATATAGGCCCGGCAGTCGCTACTTAATTTACATACACCTTTGAGCGCCTCGAGCTGCCTTTAGACTGAGCTGCGTTATACACTTAAGGCTCCCCAGGGCCCGTGAGGAGGCTAGACCCTTCGCGCTAGTAGATCCTGCCCCAGAGGCACCTTCACCCCCTCTCTACTTAATGCGGCGACGAGTCGTAGAGGTCAAAGCGGGCGAAGGGTAATTCAAGCCTCCTTTCACAAATTAAAGTACAGGCACTAGAAAATATTTAGGCAGATACAGAATAACACTAAAGCCGTACCTAGTCGAAGAAAAAAGTAGTTAGCGCTTAACGCCTATAACGGCCTGCGTTCGCTCCACGTACCACCTAGTCAGGTCCCTGAAGGTCTCCCAGAACTGTTGGAAAATGTCCATGGTCCTAGCCTCGACGAGGAAGAAGCCGTTCCAGTCAGTGCCATGGGCGTGATCGTACTCAGCGACTATCTTCACGCCTCGAGGAAGGTTCTTTTTAAAGTCCTCCCACTCCTTCTTAGCTCTATTCACCTCAGCGTCAGTCATCGTCCTGTACCTAAAGAACACGACTACACCCCAAGTCAAGCATTTTACACCTACTAGTCTATAATGTCTGTTGAGTATATAGGCTTTCATACTTGCCTTCCTCCTCTATAACAGTGCTGTCTACCTTAGCCAGGCCACCTAAGATTGTCACGTCGCTTCATCGTCAAGCATACTCACTAGCTGTCGCCCACTCCATGATGCAGCAGGCTCGTGGTCCGGGGTCCCACTCAATAATTGTATGTGGACGACCGCCACAGTGATTAATTTAAATTGAAACTTGCCGTGGTGGTTAAGTGGAGTCAATTCGGTCATAGTACACACCTCAAGGCAATATACGCCATACCGGCGCGCAGAAGGTTTTGTCATATGGCGTGGCGTAGTGCTACTATACTAAGAAGGCACCCACGCTTTAATAAGCAAATGAGCAGTGGAAAGTAATTAGCGTCACGTCTAGGGTGCGCAGCGCAATGGTGCGGGGGGTGGGATTCGAACCCACGCACCCCTACGGGACAGGGTCCTAAGCCCTGCGCCTTTGACCTAGCTCGGCCACCCCCGCTCATGGGCTGGCGCTTCATCGAAATAAACCCCTCGGCTAGAGGAACAAACCTTAAAGGGTCTAGTTTAAGTTTACATTAACGCTCCCTCCTAGAGCCCTACTTACCTAGTTATGTACAGGGGCAGCGGTGCCCTGAGGAAGTGGGCTAGTATTCCGCTAAGCAGTTAGCTCAGCATTCTCAGCTCCGGGTTTCCGTGAACGCTGGCACCTGGCCTTAAGGCTGCTCCTTCGAGGGTCCCCCTCTCCCGGGCCTGACCTGGTTCGGCCAGTTCGAGAGCTTGGACCCCTCCTACGAGGGGCTTGGCTCCCTATGCCAGCTCCACGGGGCGAAGCTTCCTCGACGCTTAAGCTAACTAGCTTAGCGTTCAACTAGCCGCCTCCCTCAGTTACTGGTCCCGCCATATCGACCATTTGCGGCTCGGGGAAGCATACCCCGAGAGGGCAGGCCGAGCTCCCCGACCCTTCCACCGCTGCCCCCTTTTTTAGAGATAGGGCTTTCTTTAAAAAATTGCCTTTTTTAACAACCGCGCAGAGATGTGGTGGACGCCCTTGCCTCTAGGGGAAGTAGTAATCTTCCTAGCTCTCTTCCTTATCTCTTGGCTACTTCTATCTCTAGCCTTCAGCATCGTTAAAGTTAAGGGGATAGATCTTAAACCTTTCCTCTTGATCATTAGGGTTAGCTCTCAGAAAATTGACAGGGTCCTATCGAAACTCACATCTCGAGGTGTTAAGGTATGGTCTATACTTCTTGACGCAGGCGTTGCCTTAGGCTTCGGCCTGATGGCATTCTCCCTTTACTTCTTAGTCACTAACTTGTTCAAGCGCTTTACATCGCCTGAGGGGTTCGTGGCCATTGTCCCACCTATTCCAGGCCTTGCCTTGCCGCTAGTCCATGTCCCCTACTTCCTCATAGCCCTCTCCATAGCTATCATAGCGCACGAGCTGGCTCACGCAGCTGCCTCTAAATTACTAGGGGTGAAGATTAAGAGCTTTGGGGCTGCTCTCCTCGCCGTTATCTTAGCAGCCTTCGTAGAGCTAGATGAAGAGACCCTGGGGAAAACTGAGCCAAGCGGAAGGCTGAAGATTTTCGCGGCTGGCTCATTTGCTAACTTGGCCCTCTTCGTAGTGCTACTCGCAGCTTTTGTAGCTCTCTTTCAGCCTGGAGGGGCGTTTGTGTACTACGTTGAGGAGTCAACCCCGGCCTTTGAAGCAGGTATAGTTAAGAGCTGTGTAATTAAGCGGCTAAACAGTACATACATCTTGAACAGCCTAGATCTTAACGAGTTCATGAGGCGCAGCGGCCCAGGTCAAATAGTAGCCGTGGGGCTTGTAAGTCCAGAAGGCTCTTGGAGAGAAGTAGTTCTAAGGACAACTAGCCACCCAAACGACCCTTCTAGGGGCTTTCTAGGAATACTCCCCCTAGATTTCTACGAGCTAAGGCTACTTAACCTTCCCCCCAGCATCCTAATTCACATCCATACCTTCTACGCATGGCTTCAAGCCATCTTGTTTAGCTTAGCAGTGTTTAACATGCTTCCCATGGCAGCAGTCGACGGAGGGAAGATGATGTACACTGTGATTGAAGAAGTCGCTAAGAGCAGCCGCTTAGCTAAGAGGCTCTTGATCCTACTTACAGCAATCTCGCTCTGTCTCGTAGCTCTCAACGTAACTGTCACCTTAGCCCCGTTGCCTTAGGCTTAAGTTTAGCGCGAGAAATTAAGCAGCGAATGCAGGCCTCGTGCTCGATATGCAAGACAGGGGCAATCTACAAGTCTCCGTACTCCGGGCTGGCTTTTTGTGCTAAGTGCTTTAAGAAAAACGTTGAGGATAGGGTAAGAAGCACGATCAATAGGTACAAGCTGTTTACGCCCAACGACAAGGTATTGGCAGCGGTTTCCGGGGGCAAAGATAGCACTATACTATTGCGCGTACTGGTTAAGGTAGAGTCAAGGTGGGGGGTGGAGGTAATGGCGCTTACTATCGATGAGGGGATTGGGGGTTATAGAGCTGAGGGGATTGAACGTGCTAAGAGGTTAGCTGAGGGGCTCTGCGTGCCGCACTACGTGGCGACGTTCAAGGAGGAGTACGGCTATGCTCTTGAGGAAGCCTACTCAATGGCCTCGAGGAGGGGATCCAGGCTTCACGCTTGCACGCTCTGTGGAGTGCTTAGGAGGAGGCTAATTAATCTGAAGGCGAAAGAGCTAGGAGCTACCAAAGTTGCCACTGGGCATAACCTCGACGACGAAGCGCAGACAGCCCTCATAAACATTTTGAGAGGCAATATTGCCAGATTGGCAAGGCTCGGGGTCAAGCCGATGAGGCAGTGGGAGGGCTTCGTGCCTAGGGTTAAGCCACTTAGATATGTACCTGAGAAGGAAATAGCGCTATACGCGTATCTATCTGAGGTGGGGCTGTATGAAGAGGAGTGTAAGTTTATTGAGGGGTCAATGAGACATGAGGTTAGGCGGATGCTAAATAAGCTAGATAATGCGCACCCGGGCATTAAGTACGCTATCGTCAGCGCAGCCGATCGCCTAGCCCGCTTAATCGAGGAGAAGGTTAGAGGAGAAGTTAAGGCCTGTAAGTACTGTGGAGAGCCCACGGGCAGGGAGTTATGCAGAGCCTGCGAGGTTCTCGAGGAGCTAGGGGTGCTTTAGTAGGTGTAATTCATGCCAGCGGCTAAGCCAATCCTTAGGGGAGATGCCGTTGAAGTGGTGTATGAGCCTTGGCGCTGGAGTCTACTCGAGGAGCTTAGATCTAAAGCTGCTAAGGTGATGAAGATCCTGGAGGAGGGGGGTATGGAGGTCATTGTGCATGGTAGCGTAGCCAGAGGCGACGTATCCCCTAGGAGCGATGTGGATGTAGTGATCCCATACCCAGTCCAGTCGTTTAAAGTAGAGGTTGTCTTAACCTCCCACGGTCTCACTCCAGTTGAAAAGATAATGACCATGGCTACGCCTACTCACGCTATCAAGGCACACATATACTTAGACGAGAAGACCTGCGTCACCTTCCCCCTGGTGGAGTTGACGAAGCTAGAGCGTGAGTTCTATCGTTTCGGGGGCGAGGTGGGGTTGAGAGGCCTTGCGAGCGAGGCAAGAGTGGCTGGGGTAGACAAGAGGCTAATGTTAATAAGCCCGACCAGGCGGGGACATGTAGAGAGCCCAGTTATAGGTAGGGAGGAGGAGGTAGCCAGGATTCTTGGAGTAAGTGTAGATATTGTTAAGGAAAGGGTCCAGGTTCTAACTAAGAGAGATGAAGTAGGGAGGACGGGGATCTACTTAAAGAGAAGACTGGCCGCTGACGAGTGCTTTGAAGAGGTCTTAGCCAAACTAAGGGATGTAGACCCTGCGGTTAGAAGGCTCTTGGTCTCTAGAAGTAGCTTAGTTTAATATGTAACAAACGTAAGTTAAGAATTAAAAATTAAATAGGGTCTTGCAGAGCCCTCTTCCTATTAAAGGTTGGATACTCCTCAACAATGTAAGCTTTAAGCTTCCTTAGAGTACCGCGTTGTTTAGCCTCCCTCATTACAGTTACTGCCAGTTCAAGTTCACCCCTCTCTTTATTTAAAAAAAGCATGTAGTCGGGGACGCCTAACTGAGACATAATCCATCCAGCTAGCTTACATAGTCTATCAACGTCCCCGACGATTACTCCCTTTCTCAATAACCCGTCTCCCGTGACCTCTTCATACGGCCTGGCCTTCTTGAGCGCCATTCTTCTAAGCCTACCTTTGTACTGGTGCGAGTCCTTGACCATGGCTGGACAATAATGTGCGCTTAAAGATAGCTCGCTCTCTATGAATAAAAGCAAGTCTAGCGCTACTTCCTCGCTTCCCTCTACTGCTGATAAAGAGCCTTGCTTGAGCCTAAGCCCCCTAGTCCTTAATTGGAAGGCATTCTCATCGTTCATCTCAAGCTCATTCACAATGATGAAATCAGCTCCAGCCTCTTCTACAGTTATAGCGAGCGTCTTTAAGTACTCAGCTTCACCTGGTAGTGCTGGTACCTCTACGCCAACTGTTAATCCCTCACGCTTAGCCTCTTTGACGGACTCGGTGACCAGGTGTATGTTACTGAGGTCTGGGTGAAGCCTCAGCTCATCTAGCTCAGCCTTAGCTAAGCCCTTCAGAATATTGTTATTAAGGTGACGTCCAGGGGCAGTATATAAGTGGATGTGGAAGTTTCTGAAGTTCTCTTTAAGCAGCTTAAGGTAGTGCAGAGTTCTCTCTGGCCTTAAGAGGGGGTCTCCGCCAGTAAAGCCAGCACCTCCAGCATCCATGTCCTCAGCTTCCTTTAACACGTCCATGTCGCTTGTTATCGGCCGCTCGTTTACATAGCGTACATCTTTCCACCTTCTATCTCTCGATAGAGGGCAGTAGAAGCATCTGCGATGGCATAGACCGGTAACAAATACCACAAGCTTCATACCTCTCATACACAAATCGCAACCTTTAGGAAGTTGGCGTACCACAGTTGAACCTGTCCACGTCCTTTCCATTGGGCGGAGAAAGAGATCGCCAAGCTACTTAAAAAGCTAGCTTTAGTCGTTCTGAGTACAGGAGATGCCTAGCTTACTAAGAATACCAGATGACGTCGACGTGCCCCTCCTCGGCTGCATAGCCTTCGGCGTCCTAGATCGAGGCACAAACTTACTTCAAGTGAGACCTACTACGCTCTGTCCGCTTTCGTGCGTCTTTTGCTCAGTCGACGCAGGGCCTTTAACTAGACATAGGCAGGCGGAGTTCATGGTCAGAGCAGATTATCTCTTAGAAGAGCTTAGGAAAGTAGCTGCGCTTAAGGGTGGGGGTCTAGAGGCTCACGTAGACACCGTAGGAGATCCTCTGACTCATCCAGAGATAGTTGACATAGTTCAGGGGATGGCAGATATTCCTGAAGTAGAGGTAATTTCCATCCAGACCCACGGGGCATTGTTGACTGAGCACTTAGCAGAGGAACTTGCCGAAGCCGGGTTGTCGAGGATAAACCTATCCATAGACGCTCTCAACCCTGAGCTTGCTCGAAGACTAGCTGGCACGCCGAACTATGACGTAGAGAAGGTCTTAAAGGTGGCTGAATATATAACTAGATCTACCACCATCGACCTCCTGATCTCACCTGTGTGGGTTCCAGGGGTCAATGATGGAGAGCTAGCTAAGATAGTTAGGGAGGCTTTAAGGATAGGCGCAGGCAAAAGGTGGCCTCCGCTAGGTATTCAGAAAATGGAGGTCCATAAGTATGGGAGGAGGCCGAAGGGAGTCAAGCCAATGTCGTGGTATAACTTTTACAGGGCGCTAAGGATGATGGAAGAGGAGCTCGGAGTGAAGCTAATACTCCGCCCGGAGGACTTTGACATTCATAAAAGAGCTAGGATACCCTTGCCTTTTAGGAGGTTCGAGCGAGTTAAAGTAGACGTAGTTAGTGCTGGCTGGTTGAAGGGGGAGGTCATAGGGGTGGCTAAAGGTAGAGCTGTGACATTAGTTGGTTGTTCGATTAATTACGTTGGCAGGAGGGTGAGGGCCATAGTGATAAGCACTAAGGACGGGGTAGTGATAGCGAGGAGTTTAGATTGAGTAGGCTACATGTTCGGCAAGCCAGGCTTAGCGATCTAGATGCTATCTCTAAGATTGAAGAGCTCTGCTTCAAAGAGCCTTACCCCAAGTCGCTGCTGCTTACATTACTAGTACTTCACCCAGATAGCTTCTTTATTGCTGAGATCAATGGGGAAGTAGTAGGGTATGCCGTAGGGGCCCTGATGAGAAGAGTGGGACATATAGTGTCGATAGCAGTTCATCCTCTCCACAGAAGGAAGGGCGTGGGGAAGATGTTAATGGAGGCCCTAGAAGAGGCCCTTGCAGATAAGCGCGCAAGGTACTTCAAGCTAGAAGTAAGGGAAGATAACGATGAAGCAAGGAGCTTCTATGAGAAGTTGGAGTATGAGTTAGTTGGCAAGGTGCGCCGCTACTATAGTGATGGTTGCGATGCCCTTGTATACTGTAAGAGGGTGAAGAGGAGAAGGCTTTAGCCCCTTAGTAAGACTAAATTAGGTGCTCTCAGCTTTATAGAGGGAAATGGAGCTTAAGTTCTGGCTCCTCGACCCTTCGTATACGGTAGTTAAAGAGGGGCCTGAGGTAAGGCTTTGGGGGGTAGCTGAGGACGGAAGGAGGGTTTTGGTTAAAGATAGAGGGTTTAGGCCCTACTTCTACGTCCTCCCTAAGAAAGGATCAGACATGGGGCTAGTTAAAAGCTTAATCTTAGCTTTATCTAGCTCAGACGCGCCCATACTTAATGTTGAGCCGGTGCAGCGAAGGTACTTAGGCAGCCCTGTCAACGTGTTAAAAGTTACTTGCCTACAGCCTCAAAGTATCCCAGTTTACCGTGAGAAAGTGAAAAGAATCGCTCAGGTCGAAGACGTACTTGAAGCTGACGTTAGATTCTACATTAGGTACATAATAGATAATCAAGTAGAGCCCTGTGGTTGGCATGTAGTTGAAGTAAAGGAGGGGGAGAAGAGAGGATTAAAGGTGGATGCAGTTTACGAAGCCCTTTCACCTCCCCGTCCCCTTCCACCGGCTCCTCCACCTGATCTTAAGATACTTGCCTTTGACATTGAGTGTTATAGCGAAACTGGCACCCCGAAGCCTCAAAAAGACCCCGTGATCATAATCTCCATAGCCACTGGGGAGGGGGATCGTGAACAGTTTGTAGCCTCTAATTCAGACGATAGGGGGGTATTAAGCGACTTTATCTCCTTTATAGAGGAGGAGGACCCGGATGTAATAGTTGGTTACAACAGCAACTCCTACGACTGGCCCTACTTAGTTGCTAGGGCTAAGAAGCTCGGAGTGAAGTTAAACATAAGCAGAGAAGGTACAGAGCCTCAGCCGAGTGTCTACGGACACTACTCCGTTGTGGGGAGAGCGGCCGTTGACCTATATAACTATGCTGAGGAGCTTACAGAGGTGAAAGTTAAGACGCTAGAAAACGTGGCTGACTATCTAAAAGTGATACCCAAGGACGCTAGAACGATCATCGAGTACACGGAGATCCCCAAGTACTGGAGGAATGAGGCCTTAAGAAGAAGGCTCCTTAAGTATGCAATGGAGGACGCCGAGTCCACTTTAGGAGTTGCCGAGAGAGTCTTGCCATTTCTTTACCAACTATCAAGCCTAACAGGTCTCCCACTAGATCAAGTCGCAGCAGCATCAGTAGGCTTCAGGGTAGAGTCCCACTTAATGCGCCACGCGTTTCTTGAAGGAGAGCTCTTCCCAAACCGCGCTGAGCATCCATACTCACCATACAAAGGGGCCATAGTACTGAAGCCGAGACCTGGAATTCATGAGAACATAGCAGTCATAGACTTCTCAGCTATGTACCCACACATTATGATTAAGTATAACATAGGCTTTGATACGTACATCCCTCCGGGCGAGGCTTCTGAGGAGGAGTTTTTTGAGGCCCCTGAGGTTAAGCATAGGTTTAGGAAAAAGCCTCCTAGCCTTTATAGGAAAATGCTAGAGAGGCTCCTTGAAGCTCGAGCTAAGATAAAGGAAGAAATAAAGGACTTAGATCCCTCTGATCCTAGCTATGTAATTTTAGACAATAGGCAACAGGCAATGAAGGTGCTGGCTAACGCCTCCTATGGATATTTAGGATGGGTTGGAGCGAGGTTCTACATGAAGCCGTGCGCTGAAGCCACGGCCGCCTATGGTAGGCAAGTAATCCTTAGAGCGAACAAGATCGCTAGGTACCATGGGCTAGACGTAATATATTCAGACACAGATAGCCTCTTTGTGAAATACGTGAAGGGGAAAGTGGAGGAGTTCATAAAGCATGTGGAGGAGGAGGTGGGCATAGAGCTTAAGATAGACAAAATCTACACAGTGCTCTTCTTTACTGAGGCGGCTAAGAAGTACGCTGGGCTCCTCAGCGATGGTAAAGTAGATGTAGTGGGCTTTGAAGCAGTCAGAGGGGATTGGTGTAGCTTAGCACAGGAAGTCCAGACAAAAGTGCTGGAGCTTATATTGAGGGAAAGGAGTATTCAAGGAGCCATAAGGTACGTCCAAGAAGTAGTGGGAATGCTTAGAAGGAGAGAGGTGCCTTTAAAGGAGCTAATTATATGGAAGAGCCTCACTAAGAGCTTTGAAGAATATGAAGTAGAGGCAGCTCACGTAGCCGCAGCTAAGAGGCTAATGGAGGCAGGCTTTAGCTTAGAAGTCGGAGACAAGGTAGGGTTCGTTATCGTTAAGGGGGCGTCGGAGAAGCTAGCCGATAGAGCCGTGCCATATGTACTAGTTAAACCAGAGGAGGTAGATTATGAATACTATGTGACTAAACAGGTAATTCCTTCAGCGCTCAGAATACTCAAGTACTTCAACGTCAAGGAAGAAGAGCTTCTAATTGGGCGGAAACAACTTTCTCTCTTTGACTTTACTTCATAAGTTTAAGTAGTGGAGAAGGCTTCCTGGGGTTTCTTCTCGAGCTGCGAGTAAGTCCATGTGCCTAATGAGTTGGCCTTCAGAGCCTTTAGGTATAATACCGCTCGCAGCTGTACTATGACCATCTGCAAAGCCGTGAACTTTTTTCGAAGCGTCAGACAACAGCTTAGACAGAGGGGGCTTAGCTCCTTGCTTTATTAGCCCGGTCAATACGTCAGGAGATCTAGCCGATACCTTCACGTAACTCCTGCTCAGCCTTCCCAAGCCTGGAATCTCCGGCTCGACGTTCATGAAGCCGACGAGGTACTTACTTCTATCGATAAGGTGGCGCTGAAAGGATAGGAAAGATAGAAAGGTGCCTATTACCTTAGTCCCCATTCCCTTAAAGACGTCTTCAGCGTGAAGCCACTGAACAGCCCTTCCCTTCTTCAAGCCTTCCATCTTTATCTTCGAGAGCAGTAATTGGCTTGCCGACTTCCTTTGCTCTTCAAGCTTATTAATGAAGTCCTGCACGTCGCCCACCTTACCTAGGCATAGGTCTACTGCTACACCCGGGCCACCTACATAGTAACCAACAGAGCTTAGCGTAGTAAGCTTAGTTGACCACCTCTCCCTCGCCTCCCTCCTTCCTCCTAGGCTAACAAATACCTTGGCTTCTTCACCGCTGAGGGAAGCCTCTACCTGTCCTGTGTGTAGGGCGTCTTTAAGGGCTTCTTCATTAAGTCCTAAAGGTCTGCCAGGTACTTCAGCTGAGCCTATGACAGCTAAGGCTGACATAAAAGGCTCGGCGAGGCCTAAAGCCTTAGCGAAAGCATAGCACACCGATGCTCCTGAAGCATATATCTCGCCGCTCACTTCGTGTAGCTCAGGGTTTAAGTTAATTACGCGCGGACTTAGTGAAGGTTGAGCGTCATGGTGGTCAAGGATTACTGTTAAGTTGCGATCTTCGTTAAGCCTGGCTATTAAGTCAGCATGGGCTGAGCCAATATCTGCGTAGACTATTAAGCCTCCTTCGTCCCTATGGATTAGGGAAAGAGCCTCTGGAAAAGCTTTTTCTAAACACAAGAGGGATGGACTAATACCCACCTTCTTAAGGGAGGCATAGATTATAGCGGCCGATGTGACTCCGTCAGCGTCGTCGTGGAAGACCAGCTTAACCCAATTAAACCTCTCATCTAAGAGCTTACTAGCCGCCTTTTTGAGCTCTTCTTTAAAGAGGGAGAGTTTAGCGAGGAAAAAGGGGCCTTCGGCTTGACTACTCATAGCACTACTTAATCACCTCACTTAATGTGTATACTTCGAGACCCTCCGGCTTCTTAGCTACATCACCAACCCTTGCACACACTACCAACTCAACGCCTTTGCGCTCAGCTATGTCAATAAGTCTCTGAGTAGCTACCCCATCGTAAATTACATACTTAACTCCTTCAGTATTCTGGAGAGAGTCAGCTAAATCCCTCACAGGCACTCTCTGAAGGAGCTTCCACTCTCTACTATAGAGAAGAGCCTCAAGCGTGCCTGGCAGGGCTTTAGCCTCACTGACTACGTGCTGTGGAAGCTCCACTCTCCTAGCAGCCTCCTTTAGAGGCTGAGGTTTTTCAAGCAGTAAATGTACCTGATCAACAGGGACTTTATCACGTAGACATTTAGCTATCTCTTTCCCGGTGAGCTCCTCTACCTCCTTGCCAGGCGGCGCTCTAGCTACATAGTCTATCTCAGCGACTTGAAGCAGCTCTTTTAATACCAGCTCGCCTCCTCGATCTCCGTCAATAAAGGCTATTGCCGTTTTCTCCTTAGTGAGGTCAATAATTGTCTTAGGGACCGCTGCCCCTTCCATGGCTATTACGTTGCGGTAGTCGTGGCGCAACAAGTTGACCACATCAGCCCTTCCTTCAACTATGATTATGGTATCACTACTATCTATATCTGGGCCGGCCGGTAGTTTCTCTGACCCATAAGTCACCAGCTGAGCTTCCCTCACAACCTTCAAAACCTCGTCTATGAGCTCTTTATACTCT of Candidatus Nezhaarchaeota archaeon contains these proteins:
- the dnaG gene encoding DNA primase DnaG, whose translation is MGGVAITPKYLIHATIDVEGVVEKSDVIGAIFGQTEGLLGDKLDLRELQKSGRIGRVQVNIESKEGRSRGSIEIPTSLDKVETTLIAAAIETVDKVGPCDAKIRVTKIEDVREEKRKRVIERAKELLLKWRTESTPEYKELIDEVLKVVREAQLVTYGSEKLPAGPDIDSSDTIIIVEGRADVVNLLRHDYRNVIAMEGAAVPKTIIDLTKEKTAIAFIDGDRGGELVLKELLQVAEIDYVARAPPGKEVEELTGKEIAKCLRDKVPVDQVHLLLEKPQPLKEAARRVELPQHVVSEAKALPGTLEALLYSREWKLLQRVPVRDLADSLQNTEGVKYVIYDGVATQRLIDIAERKGVELVVCARVGDVAKKPEGLEVYTLSEVIK